The proteins below are encoded in one region of Clostridium fermenticellae:
- a CDS encoding PLP-dependent aminotransferase family protein, translated as MNVHFSKRAEGLKASEIRELLKLTEMPEIISFAGGLPAPELFPVSEMIDVCKNVFLNDGESALQYSSTEGCKELREIIAKERMAAAKVNTTYNNIAITTGSQQAIEFSAKIFVNEGDTIICESPSYLGALNAFKAYNPNFVEVPMDENGLIVSELEKILKSTSNVKLIYTIPDFQNPTGKTLPDDRREAIAKLAAEYKVPVVEDSPYGDLIFEGTRHPSIKSFDKDGWVIYLGTFSKTFCPGLRIGWICASPEILEKYIIVKQGADLQGSTLDQKITAQFMKEYNLDLHIKDIIKVYDRRRKLMLSSIDKYFPKNTSHTNPCGGLFTWVKLKDGLDAAEILKDALKENVAYVPGGAFFANGGHPNYFRLNYSCMSDDKIVEGIKRLGKVLSKYC; from the coding sequence ATGAATGTACATTTTTCAAAAAGAGCAGAAGGATTAAAAGCTTCAGAGATTAGAGAACTTTTAAAACTTACTGAAATGCCTGAAATAATCTCATTTGCAGGAGGCTTGCCCGCTCCTGAATTATTCCCTGTCTCAGAAATGATAGATGTTTGCAAAAATGTTTTTTTGAATGATGGGGAATCTGCTTTACAGTACAGTTCTACAGAAGGGTGTAAAGAACTAAGGGAAATAATTGCAAAAGAAAGAATGGCTGCTGCCAAAGTTAACACAACATATAATAATATCGCAATTACAACTGGATCCCAACAAGCAATAGAATTTTCCGCTAAAATATTTGTAAATGAAGGAGATACCATAATATGTGAAAGTCCAAGCTATCTTGGAGCACTAAATGCATTTAAAGCATATAATCCAAACTTTGTTGAAGTTCCTATGGATGAAAACGGTTTAATAGTTAGTGAATTAGAAAAGATTTTAAAATCAACCTCTAATGTAAAGCTAATATATACCATTCCAGATTTTCAAAATCCTACTGGTAAAACTTTACCTGACGATAGAAGAGAGGCTATTGCAAAACTTGCTGCCGAATATAAAGTTCCAGTAGTAGAAGATAGTCCATATGGAGATCTTATATTTGAAGGAACTAGGCATCCATCAATCAAGAGCTTTGATAAAGATGGATGGGTAATTTACTTAGGTACATTTTCAAAAACTTTCTGTCCAGGATTAAGAATTGGATGGATATGTGCTTCACCTGAAATACTAGAAAAATATATAATAGTTAAACAAGGTGCTGACCTTCAAGGTAGTACATTGGATCAGAAAATTACTGCTCAATTTATGAAAGAATACAACTTAGATTTGCACATCAAAGATATAATAAAAGTATATGATAGACGCAGAAAGTTAATGCTTAGTAGTATAGATAAATATTTCCCAAAAAATACATCGCATACTAATCCATGTGGTGGCTTATTCACATGGGTTAAATTAAAAGATGGATTAGATGCTGCCGAAATATTAAAAGATGCATTAAAAGAAAATGTTGCATATGTTCCTGGAGGTGCCTTTTTCGCTAATGGAGGTCATCCTAATTACTTCAGATTGAATTATTCCTGTATGAGTGATGATAAAATAGTGGAAGGAATCAAGCGACTTGGTAAAGTTCTTTCTAAATATTGTTAA
- a CDS encoding GNAT family N-acetyltransferase, producing the protein MYKIMTLNKKNLNEFRKLNENNDHFNLLNMDFFKMYDNGSFTNKVFLRRRVKLLSYNFKYIGYIWCDANYSYRNVYTINAMNISNSINIELIDPYKYIVNRLKKNSTFYYTCQNNGFNFNILKNIGFETVDGTLILNLNLDHNIPIAIKEDINFDILKIGKDEKKRCLIQNEIFKNNTRVPLSLDDIYFDEMQSYYLKKGAIFIKKRNTYIGYGQIILEENVPIIVNFGILKEYRGKGYSKCLLTYLLKIVICNGFNNVKIKVNNSNYIALNLYKQMGFEIENERYKWKIKT; encoded by the coding sequence ATGTATAAAATTATGACTTTAAATAAAAAAAACTTAAATGAATTCAGAAAACTGAATGAAAATAACGATCATTTTAATCTTTTGAATATGGACTTTTTTAAAATGTATGATAATGGTAGTTTTACTAATAAGGTTTTTTTGAGAAGAAGAGTTAAATTGCTTTCATATAATTTTAAGTATATAGGGTATATATGGTGTGATGCTAATTATAGTTATAGAAATGTTTATACAATAAATGCTATGAATATTAGTAATTCAATTAATATAGAATTAATTGATCCTTATAAATATATTGTAAATAGACTTAAAAAGAACTCTACATTTTATTATACTTGCCAAAATAATGGTTTTAATTTTAATATTTTAAAAAATATAGGTTTTGAAACAGTAGATGGTACTTTGATATTAAATTTAAATTTAGATCATAATATACCCATAGCAATTAAGGAAGATATAAATTTTGATATTTTAAAAATTGGTAAAGATGAGAAGAAAAGATGCTTAATACAAAATGAAATATTTAAAAATAATACTAGAGTTCCTCTTAGTTTAGATGATATCTATTTTGATGAAATGCAGAGCTATTATTTAAAAAAAGGGGCTATATTCATAAAAAAACGAAATACTTATATCGGATATGGTCAAATAATACTAGAGGAAAATGTGCCGATTATAGTTAACTTTGGTATATTAAAAGAATATAGAGGTAAAGGATACAGCAAATGTTTATTGACATATTTATTGAAGATTGTAATATGTAATGGATTTAATAATGTGAAGATAAAAGTAAATAATTCTAATTATATAGCACTAAATTTATATAAACAAATGGGTTTTGAGATTGAAAATGAGAGATATAAGTGGAAAATAAAAACATAG
- a CDS encoding CotS family spore coat protein: MDESKDSIYISEKEKKMVNRILKRYNFCILDIKKVRSVYKIKTSDGNVCLKKLKHGKNKPYNGSLLVEELLNNGFYNTARYYKTNDGHSYVKFKNLLFYVTDWIDGQECNLNDIHEAIECVKLLARYHIATSKIDMSSFKIRNNLKNWNNIFIKCLHDLEKFENIIENKKLKTHFDIMYKKYIHSMYNKGIISLHFLNTSEYYRLSRKSSLSRAICHDSFYYQNIIKKNHNYYIIDLDSIVIDLHVNDLGKLIRRLMFKKNYEWDFYKALKLIEAYSSINKLNKEELEVMLSLIIFPHKFWKLGRKRYIKNKNLSEQKYTHKLIRLIKYDELQNEFLENYLKYIDNYK, translated from the coding sequence ATGGATGAAAGTAAGGATAGCATTTATATATCTGAGAAAGAAAAGAAAATGGTAAATAGAATACTTAAGAGATATAATTTTTGTATTTTAGATATAAAAAAAGTTAGAAGCGTTTATAAGATTAAAACCTCAGATGGGAATGTTTGTCTAAAAAAACTTAAGCATGGTAAAAATAAGCCCTATAATGGGAGCTTATTAGTTGAAGAACTTTTAAATAATGGCTTTTATAATACTGCGAGGTATTATAAAACTAATGATGGTCATAGTTATGTGAAATTTAAGAATTTATTGTTTTATGTTACAGATTGGATAGATGGACAAGAATGTAATTTAAATGATATTCATGAAGCAATTGAATGCGTCAAACTACTTGCAAGATATCATATAGCTACGAGCAAAATAGATATGAGCTCATTTAAGATAAGGAACAATCTTAAGAACTGGAATAACATATTTATCAAGTGTTTACATGATCTCGAAAAGTTTGAAAATATAATAGAAAATAAGAAATTAAAGACGCACTTTGATATTATGTACAAAAAATATATACATAGTATGTATAATAAGGGTATCATATCGTTACATTTTTTAAATACCTCAGAATATTATAGATTATCGAGAAAATCAAGTTTAAGTAGAGCTATATGCCATGATAGTTTTTACTACCAAAATATAATCAAAAAAAATCATAATTATTATATAATAGATTTAGATAGTATAGTTATAGATTTACATGTGAACGATCTTGGAAAATTAATTAGACGGTTAATGTTTAAAAAGAATTATGAATGGGATTTTTATAAGGCATTAAAATTGATAGAAGCATACAGTTCAATTAATAAATTAAATAAAGAAGAACTTGAAGTCATGCTATCCTTAATTATATTTCCCCATAAATTTTGGAAGCTTGGACGAAAGAGATATATAAAAAACAAGAACTTAAGTGAACAAAAATACACTCATAAACTCATAAGACTAATAAAATACGATGAATTACAAAATGAATTTTTAGAGAACTATTTGAAATATATTGATAATTATAAATGA
- the speD gene encoding adenosylmethionine decarboxylase: MNELGRHILAEIYGCSSEILNNKEFIEKLMVDSALKAGAEVREVAFHKFSPQGVSGVVIISESHLTIHTWPELGYAAVDVFTCGNRINPWNACNYMTEKLNAKNMTATEVKRGIFEQPVSVKALDI; encoded by the coding sequence ATGAATGAATTAGGACGACATATTTTAGCAGAAATTTATGGATGTAGTTCAGAAATTTTAAATAATAAAGAGTTTATAGAAAAATTGATGGTTGATTCGGCTTTAAAAGCTGGTGCTGAAGTAAGAGAGGTTGCTTTTCACAAATTTAGTCCTCAAGGTGTTAGTGGAGTTGTAATAATATCTGAGTCCCATTTAACAATTCATACATGGCCAGAGCTTGGATATGCAGCTGTTGATGTATTTACGTGTGGTAATAGAATAAATCCATGGAATGCATGTAACTATATGACGGAGAAACTAAATGCCAAAAATATGACAGCTACAGAGGTTAAAAGGGGAATATTTGAACAACCAGTATCAGTTAAAGCGTTAGATATATAA